The following are encoded in a window of Deinococcus aerophilus genomic DNA:
- a CDS encoding DUF4384 domain-containing protein: MKVFLFLSSVLGLGSMGLAAPQISAQSIIVNPVPGDLKVRVWTDRDVSGQKIPAYTPGDRIRLYASVSQDAYVYLFNVDPSGQVDLILPNRYQGGANFVKANAVKVFPAAGDPFTFDIAAPYGVNKVLALASKTPLKLDQIATFKAQNNSFADVQVKGQQGLAQALSIVVTPVAQNTWHSATAYYQVTPHVSAAPAPVAAPPRNAAPLTGAPAATQGPWGVSREWKTTLDTRSTDLRGLHERYAAFLKAEGYQQVELKSKKNEISSEYRRGSSDRAELSVKRKGHRTEIRVERR, translated from the coding sequence ATGAAAGTCTTTCTTTTCCTGAGCAGTGTGCTGGGCCTGGGCAGCATGGGCCTGGCCGCGCCCCAGATCAGTGCGCAGAGCATCATCGTGAACCCGGTGCCGGGAGACCTCAAGGTGCGGGTATGGACCGACCGCGACGTCAGCGGTCAGAAGATTCCGGCCTACACGCCCGGCGACCGCATCCGGCTGTATGCCAGCGTCTCGCAGGACGCGTATGTCTATCTGTTCAATGTGGATCCGAGCGGTCAGGTTGACCTGATTCTGCCCAACCGGTATCAGGGCGGCGCCAACTTCGTGAAGGCCAATGCGGTCAAGGTCTTTCCCGCTGCCGGCGATCCCTTCACCTTCGACATCGCCGCGCCGTATGGCGTGAACAAGGTGCTGGCCCTGGCGAGCAAAACTCCCCTCAAGCTCGACCAGATCGCCACTTTCAAGGCACAGAACAACAGCTTTGCCGACGTGCAGGTCAAGGGCCAGCAGGGGCTGGCGCAGGCGCTGAGCATCGTGGTGACGCCGGTCGCGCAGAACACCTGGCACAGCGCCACGGCCTACTATCAGGTGACCCCCCATGTAAGCGCGGCGCCGGCTCCGGTCGCTGCGCCGCCGCGGAACGCCGCGCCGCTGACCGGTGCCCCCGCCGCGACTCAGGGCCCCTGGGGTGTGTCACGCGAGTGGAAAACCACGCTGGACACCCGCTCGACCGACCTGCGTGGACTGCATGAGCGTTACGCGGCTTTCCTGAAGGCCGAGGGCTATCAGCAGGTAGAACTCAAGTCCAAGAAAAACGAGATCAGCAGTGAATACCGCCGCGGCAGCAGCGACCGTGCCGAGCTGAGCGTCAAACGCAAGGGCCACCGCACCGAGATCCGGGTCGAGCGCCGCTGA